From Candidatus Tisiphia endosymbiont of Melanophora roralis, a single genomic window includes:
- a CDS encoding MFS transporter, translating to MVKKKTRNKIIGAFLGTIVEYYDYGLYGFSAGIMAAKFFPNTDYLTNLINVFAIYAIAYLSKPMGSVIFGRIGDLYGRKTALSITIIGIGIPTMVIGFLPEYSSIGVWGAIILALCRFMQGFFIGGEYDGAAIYVIEHLGEKYRYTASAITRCTGVVGLLLGNGATNFFNAHIFPDWSWRIPFFFSLPLALIVLYFRRTFDETPEFKKNQDSKAKTQSLASLIKKQWRVILMAVFLAGGFGATYQISVMFMKQYLPMILPQTSFIISTFSVLITICFAIPMPIAGLLADRLSQMLVFKFSLFGTIVSSLLFIISVNYQMVNLALGSCLMLACFVAPFNALSHGIMTKAFAVNDRYRAVSLGHNIGSMLMSGSASSVCLILMRYLNFQLLPIIYLMLFAILAYFMAKCFEKDYKNKIKLQIDINL from the coding sequence ATAGTGAAAAAAAAAACAAGAAATAAAATTATCGGAGCATTTCTAGGTACAATAGTTGAATATTATGATTATGGTTTGTATGGTTTTTCTGCTGGTATTATGGCAGCAAAATTCTTTCCAAACACTGATTATCTAACTAATCTAATAAATGTTTTTGCTATTTATGCGATAGCATATTTATCAAAACCTATGGGGTCAGTAATTTTTGGTCGTATCGGAGACTTGTATGGGCGTAAAACTGCATTAAGTATAACCATCATAGGTATTGGAATACCTACGATGGTTATAGGCTTCCTACCAGAATACTCATCTATTGGTGTGTGGGGTGCAATAATTTTGGCTTTGTGTCGCTTTATGCAAGGTTTTTTTATAGGTGGAGAATATGATGGAGCGGCTATTTATGTTATCGAACATTTAGGGGAGAAATACCGATATACAGCTTCAGCAATAACTCGTTGTACTGGGGTTGTAGGTTTATTACTAGGGAATGGAGCGACCAATTTTTTTAATGCCCATATTTTTCCAGATTGGAGTTGGCGTATTCCTTTTTTCTTTAGTTTACCTTTAGCTTTAATCGTTTTATATTTTCGCCGAACATTTGATGAAACACCTGAATTTAAAAAGAATCAAGACAGTAAAGCGAAGACGCAAAGCTTGGCTAGTTTAATTAAGAAGCAGTGGCGAGTTATTTTGATGGCAGTCTTTCTTGCTGGTGGATTTGGTGCGACTTATCAAATATCCGTTATGTTTATGAAACAATATTTGCCTATGATCCTACCGCAAACTAGTTTCATTATTAGTACATTTTCAGTTTTAATAACCATATGTTTTGCCATTCCTATGCCTATTGCTGGCTTGTTAGCAGATCGGCTTAGTCAAATGTTAGTATTTAAGTTTAGCTTATTTGGTACTATTGTATCTAGTCTATTATTTATTATATCCGTTAACTATCAGATGGTTAATTTAGCTTTGGGTTCTTGTTTAATGTTAGCATGTTTTGTTGCTCCTTTCAATGCTCTTTCTCATGGTATCATGACAAAAGCTTTTGCTGTCAATGATCGTTATCGTGCAGTAAGTCTTGGTCATAATATTGGGTCAATGTTGATGTCTGGCAGTGCTAGTTCTGTTTGTTTAATATTAATGAGATACCTAAATTTTCAATTATTGCCAATCATATATCTTATGTTATTTGCAATATTAGCATATTTTATGGCAAAATGTTTTGAGAAAGATTATAAAAACAAAATTAAGTTGCAAATTGATATCAATTTATAA
- a CDS encoding FAD-binding protein yields the protein MIIRIILPIILVLTCFFVVIVNSGGLGSRSDGATPIYNRRAIEDDVTNFSSIDYKVQALPVTRDTGSLHDTEIFGYEVIPREDSIEYIKKIINKAQDKKIHITVKGTQHSQGGHSYSRGGIVLDLSNLNNIELLGKNLVRIQAGATWQQVIEFLNPLGLSIAVMQSDYDFSVGGTVSTNVHGWQANKPPMVSTIHGFHILTSEGKVIYCNRNENYDLFKAAIGGYGMFGVIIDVDLKIVPNRLYRLKQEVFNIGEFPSYFQREVKDNSKANMFFGRFSISKRYFLKRLIVKIYEDYDLPIANSSLSVLNGSDEFVSLLFASTYNNQFFKKIRWYIETSKAVNKVFKTASRNQLLYQSTKVYTTKDPKKIDLLQEYFIPINRFNEFVSFLQTLQKDISPYLMNLTLRHIEGDSETLLNYAKEDMLCFVMLLRGPKTEKFDQDIGRVAIKITNKALQLNGSYYLPYRPYQTRLQFMQSYPKFHRFKTIKNKYDPKMIFVNEFYKNYIEEL from the coding sequence ATGATTATTCGAATCATCTTACCAATCATCTTAGTTTTAACATGTTTTTTTGTAGTTATAGTCAATTCAGGAGGATTGGGTAGCAGGAGCGATGGAGCGACGCCTATATATAATAGGCGAGCGATCGAAGACGACGTCACCAACTTCTCATCAATTGACTATAAAGTACAAGCTTTACCTGTTACTCGTGATACAGGTAGCTTACATGATACTGAAATCTTTGGGTACGAAGTTATTCCTAGAGAGGATAGTATTGAGTATATAAAAAAAATAATTAACAAAGCACAGGATAAAAAGATTCATATTACTGTGAAAGGAACGCAGCATAGCCAAGGAGGACACAGCTATAGCCGGGGTGGTATAGTTCTAGACTTATCTAATCTTAATAATATAGAACTTTTAGGAAAGAACTTAGTGAGGATACAAGCTGGAGCAACATGGCAACAAGTGATTGAATTCCTAAATCCTCTAGGTTTATCTATTGCTGTTATGCAATCAGATTATGATTTTAGCGTAGGGGGTACAGTCTCAACTAATGTTCATGGTTGGCAAGCTAATAAACCGCCAATGGTTTCTACCATTCATGGTTTTCATATTTTAACTTCTGAAGGGAAGGTAATTTACTGTAATCGAAACGAGAATTATGATTTATTTAAAGCTGCAATAGGTGGTTATGGAATGTTTGGAGTTATCATAGATGTTGATCTTAAAATAGTTCCAAATAGATTATATCGGTTGAAACAAGAAGTTTTTAATATAGGTGAATTTCCTAGCTATTTTCAGAGAGAGGTTAAAGATAATTCAAAAGCCAATATGTTCTTCGGTAGGTTTTCTATTAGTAAAAGATACTTTTTAAAGAGGCTTATTGTAAAGATATATGAAGATTATGATTTACCAATTGCTAATTCTTCTCTCTCCGTTTTAAACGGAAGTGATGAATTTGTTAGCTTATTATTTGCCTCCACTTATAATAACCAATTTTTTAAGAAGATTCGTTGGTATATTGAGACAAGTAAAGCGGTTAACAAAGTTTTTAAAACAGCATCACGTAATCAATTATTATACCAGTCTACAAAAGTCTATACTACTAAAGATCCAAAAAAAATAGATCTGTTACAAGAATATTTTATTCCTATAAACCGTTTTAATGAATTCGTCAGTTTCTTGCAGACTCTTCAAAAGGATATTAGCCCTTATCTTATGAATCTTACCTTGAGACATATTGAGGGAGATTCTGAAACTTTGCTAAATTATGCAAAAGAAGATATGTTATGCTTTGTGATGTTATTACGCGGTCCTAAAACTGAGAAATTTGATCAAGATATAGGCAGAGTGGCAATTAAGATAACTAATAAAGCTTTACAGTTAAACGGCAGTTATTATCTTCCTTATAGACCTTATCAAACAAGGTTGCAGTTTATGCAATCTTACCCAAAATTTCATCGATTTAAAACAATAAAGAATAAATATGATCCAAAGATGATTTTTGTTAATGAATTTTATAAAAACTACATAGAAGAGTTATAA